The Chitinophaga flava genome has a segment encoding these proteins:
- a CDS encoding sensor histidine kinase, with the protein MNLIFCFQLCLLPFIPVEHSAPIDTTTHYFVRNFTDEDGLPQNSIKGIVPDKNGFLWLATENGLTRFDGNYFLNFSSDNVPGLKSSRMSLIYPNDTAIAVETDIGEILTVTQSKVKHIGKELSGYQYLQYLEGSKGYYPIRGWPDDYAERLAKRCPVVMPQGTDSYFAAWHDTISFVKQGKVEYRIIQPQLDVHRLFVCSNKLFYLNRDGHMIGWEKERPIKISLTGDILSDPAYSKCKMELFWNLAAHQVFIYTDDNCYQLQLRKDGCIQSLMVLRNFDFHQAFITSVYYDPLNSRVFLGSSARGLYVCTRQQFTVRKSDTSTAEVFYAQAPFPGNAVVTASGLSFNRNGKSTWLPLSFNRENALEKYTLARDKQGRYWGRQGMTLVCVSPDFSRVLYKTGLPYLIGQVYADTQGKLWVGGEYPGLFYIRTDDPNPVLQFLPATVEDVTCIKEDQTLGVLWIGTVKGLYRVHSPSGRTDTIKGMEQGNIRSIYIPKQGEVWITTYNQGVFLYRNKRLVSLPQDRQRYMATTHCITEDDHGYCWLTTNKGLFRVRKQDVLDFADRKQRDLFYYYFGKDQGFNTNEFNGGCEPCAFKYDDGDISLPSLDGLVQFIPSAIRMELPDKGIFVDWMEHNLKVTEGGDHFELPNNFKTFRLHVSSPYFGDPRNLYFYYCLEKDEGQEEQIWLPINSERTITLSSLSSGDYRIRVRKLKGFGRDQYIEKVVIIRVQKAFYEKAWFILLVLIALICLIIVLYKIRIRRIRQLNKLLALKVYNRTRKLEETMVILQESDEQLRKQGLMYKRLLTAITHDIKTPLKFLLRVNKNEPVSNRLQEEEIKAVTYESLYRMHHLVDNLIHYMRTSFLTGEFPKETVDLFQLVEEKTAIFKPVSDSKGIQMTNNVPQGMTVVVNKLLLAVVLHNLLDNAVKYTVRGGVNITAESDGNVLTIHLSDTGSGMPPAVRDWLNHTENDGTGHLNGTGIGLILVKELLTVINAGLFASPGLNGGTIISLQLQLHD; encoded by the coding sequence ATGAACCTTATTTTCTGTTTCCAGCTATGTTTACTGCCTTTTATCCCAGTGGAGCACAGTGCTCCGATAGATACAACTACACATTATTTTGTCAGGAATTTTACAGATGAAGATGGTTTGCCGCAAAACAGTATAAAGGGTATTGTACCGGATAAGAATGGCTTTTTATGGCTGGCCACTGAAAACGGATTAACCAGGTTTGATGGCAACTACTTCCTCAATTTCAGCAGTGATAACGTGCCGGGTTTGAAAAGCAGCAGGATGTCCCTGATCTATCCCAATGATACCGCTATCGCCGTAGAAACAGACATCGGGGAGATATTAACGGTTACGCAAAGTAAGGTAAAGCATATAGGAAAAGAGCTGTCAGGATATCAATACCTGCAATACCTGGAAGGCAGCAAGGGTTATTATCCCATCAGGGGATGGCCTGATGATTATGCGGAACGTCTTGCAAAAAGGTGTCCTGTGGTAATGCCTCAGGGTACAGATAGTTATTTTGCTGCGTGGCATGATACGATCTCCTTTGTAAAGCAGGGAAAAGTGGAGTACCGCATCATACAGCCACAGCTCGACGTGCACCGCCTGTTTGTTTGCAGTAACAAACTTTTTTATCTGAACAGAGACGGGCATATGATAGGGTGGGAGAAAGAACGGCCAATAAAAATCTCACTTACCGGAGATATATTGTCTGATCCCGCGTACAGTAAATGCAAAATGGAATTGTTCTGGAACCTGGCGGCACACCAGGTTTTTATCTATACAGATGACAACTGCTATCAGCTACAGCTGAGAAAAGACGGATGTATACAAAGTTTGATGGTGCTGCGAAATTTCGACTTTCATCAGGCCTTCATTACTTCGGTTTATTATGATCCGCTTAATAGCAGGGTGTTCCTGGGAAGTTCCGCCAGGGGGCTCTATGTTTGTACAAGACAACAATTTACCGTACGTAAATCGGATACCTCTACAGCAGAAGTATTTTATGCGCAGGCGCCTTTCCCCGGAAACGCTGTGGTAACGGCTTCCGGGCTCTCCTTTAACCGGAATGGAAAGTCCACCTGGCTACCATTGTCATTCAATAGGGAAAACGCACTCGAGAAATATACACTGGCCCGTGATAAGCAGGGACGATACTGGGGAAGACAGGGAATGACGCTGGTCTGTGTATCACCGGATTTCAGCCGGGTATTGTACAAAACCGGATTGCCCTACCTTATTGGCCAGGTATACGCAGACACTCAAGGGAAGCTATGGGTGGGCGGGGAATATCCAGGATTATTCTATATCAGAACAGATGATCCAAACCCGGTATTACAGTTTCTTCCCGCCACAGTTGAAGACGTTACCTGCATCAAAGAAGATCAGACCCTTGGAGTTTTATGGATAGGCACAGTCAAAGGGCTGTACAGGGTTCATTCTCCATCAGGGCGTACCGATACGATCAAAGGTATGGAACAGGGGAATATAAGAAGTATCTACATCCCCAAACAGGGAGAAGTATGGATTACTACTTATAACCAGGGCGTTTTTCTTTACCGGAATAAACGGTTGGTATCCCTGCCTCAGGACCGCCAGCGGTATATGGCTACCACTCATTGTATTACAGAAGACGACCATGGTTATTGCTGGCTGACGACAAACAAAGGTTTATTCAGGGTCAGGAAGCAGGATGTACTTGATTTTGCGGACAGGAAACAACGCGACTTGTTCTACTATTATTTTGGAAAAGACCAGGGCTTTAATACGAATGAATTTAATGGCGGTTGTGAACCCTGTGCCTTTAAATATGACGACGGAGATATTTCTTTGCCATCGCTGGATGGTCTGGTTCAATTTATACCGTCGGCCATTCGGATGGAGCTGCCGGATAAGGGAATATTTGTCGATTGGATGGAACATAACCTGAAGGTCACGGAAGGAGGGGATCATTTTGAACTACCGAATAATTTTAAAACCTTCCGCTTACATGTCAGCTCTCCTTATTTTGGGGACCCCAGGAACCTGTATTTCTATTATTGTCTGGAGAAAGATGAGGGCCAGGAAGAACAGATATGGTTGCCTATCAACAGCGAGAGAACGATCACTTTATCTTCTTTATCATCGGGGGATTATCGTATCCGTGTCAGGAAGCTGAAGGGATTCGGAAGAGATCAGTATATTGAAAAGGTAGTCATCATCCGCGTACAAAAAGCTTTTTACGAAAAAGCCTGGTTCATATTGTTGGTATTGATCGCTTTGATCTGTCTGATAATAGTGCTGTATAAAATACGCATCAGACGTATCCGGCAACTGAATAAACTACTTGCATTAAAGGTATACAACCGTACCCGGAAGCTGGAAGAAACGATGGTCATACTCCAGGAATCGGATGAACAGTTGCGTAAACAGGGTTTGATGTATAAGCGTCTGCTCACCGCCATTACCCATGATATTAAAACGCCGTTGAAATTTTTACTTCGTGTCAATAAAAATGAACCGGTATCCAATAGATTACAAGAGGAGGAAATAAAAGCAGTCACTTATGAGAGCCTCTATCGTATGCATCACCTGGTGGACAACCTGATTCATTACATGCGCACCTCTTTCCTGACGGGCGAGTTCCCCAAAGAAACCGTAGATCTGTTTCAGTTAGTAGAAGAAAAGACAGCGATTTTCAAACCGGTATCCGATTCAAAGGGGATACAGATGACTAATAATGTTCCGCAGGGGATGACGGTAGTGGTGAATAAGTTGTTACTGGCTGTAGTGTTGCATAACCTGTTGGATAATGCCGTAAAATACACAGTCAGGGGAGGGGTGAATATAACCGCAGAAAGCGATGGAAATGTATTGACAATACACTTGTCAGACACTGGCAGCGGTATGCCACCTGCTGTAAGAGACTGGCTCAATCATACCGAAAATGATGGCACTGGTCATTTAAACGGCACCGGAATAGGGCTGATCCTCGTAAAGGAATTGCTCACTGTAATAAATGCAGGATTGTTTGCCAGTCCGGGTCTTAACGGAGGCACTATTATTTCACTGCAACTTCAACTGCATGATTAG
- a CDS encoding site-2 protease family protein codes for MKRKKLSLYLGKFSGIEIYIHWTFLILIAWIFLLHAEMGHDWRAGLWGVVFILALFACVVLHEFSHALTAQRYGIRTRDITLYPIGGIASLESMPEKPGQELLVALAGPAMNVVIAAILWIYLRATGKMPELGILKNAKHLQDLPFGFNLMLANIALAVFNLIPAFPMDGGRVLRAALSFRMDRIKATRIAAGIGQILAMVFVFFGFFYNFWLVFIGLFIYLGAGSEAAFETTKSVLAGFKVRDVLMRRFTPLSPGDNIEKAVQILLDGQEHDFLVTANEEVKGVLTRKELIHGLASLGQSTPIFRIMRTDFTILTPEMNLQEVYMKMLANDATVCPVLENGRLVGMVDKDNISELILVQQAMHSND; via the coding sequence GGACTTTTTTAATACTCATTGCCTGGATATTCCTGCTTCATGCGGAAATGGGTCACGACTGGAGAGCAGGCTTGTGGGGAGTGGTGTTTATACTGGCTTTATTTGCATGTGTGGTATTGCATGAGTTCAGTCATGCACTGACTGCTCAGCGATACGGGATTCGTACAAGAGATATTACGCTTTACCCGATTGGTGGTATTGCCAGTCTGGAAAGTATGCCGGAAAAGCCGGGACAGGAACTGCTGGTGGCCCTGGCTGGCCCGGCCATGAATGTGGTAATAGCCGCGATACTATGGATATATCTGCGGGCGACAGGAAAAATGCCGGAGCTGGGTATATTGAAAAATGCAAAACATTTGCAGGACCTGCCTTTTGGATTTAATCTGATGCTTGCAAATATTGCATTGGCGGTATTTAACCTGATTCCGGCATTCCCAATGGATGGCGGAAGAGTGTTGCGGGCTGCTCTCTCCTTCAGAATGGACCGGATTAAAGCTACACGTATAGCTGCCGGCATTGGCCAGATACTGGCGATGGTCTTTGTTTTCTTCGGTTTCTTCTATAACTTCTGGCTGGTGTTTATCGGTCTCTTCATATACCTGGGAGCCGGAAGTGAAGCTGCATTTGAAACCACCAAAAGTGTACTGGCTGGTTTTAAAGTGCGGGACGTGCTGATGAGACGGTTTACGCCCTTATCTCCCGGTGATAACATTGAAAAGGCTGTACAGATACTGCTGGATGGACAGGAACATGATTTTCTGGTGACTGCCAATGAAGAAGTGAAAGGTGTACTTACCCGGAAGGAACTGATACATGGACTAGCTTCCCTGGGGCAATCAACGCCTATATTCAGGATTATGAGAACAGATTTTACCATACTTACACCAGAGATGAATTTGCAGGAAGTTTATATGAAAATGTTAGCGAATGATGCTACCGTTTGTCCCGTGCTGGAAAACGGAAGACTGGTAGGAATGGTGGATAAAGACAATATAAGCGAATTGATATTGGTGCAACAGGCTATGCATAGTAATGACTGA
- a CDS encoding response regulator transcription factor, whose translation MIHVLIADDHSIVRLGMKQIICSLPGGMLVTEAKTFDEAIALIESQHFDLAVLDINMPGGNNLQMIHAARLRQPGIRILIFSAYEESLYALSYVQSGADGYIEKNSPDEEIKTAIHAVLMGEKYISKAVRDQLIRKYTGQPEHQNPFSVLSAREIEVMNLLMKGLPLVKIAEILHLQLTTVSTYKARIFEKTGVKNVVSLIEKAQMHHVTNHAVEVAVK comes from the coding sequence ATGATACATGTATTGATAGCAGATGACCATTCGATAGTAAGACTTGGTATGAAACAAATTATCTGCTCGCTGCCTGGTGGCATGCTTGTTACCGAAGCGAAAACATTTGATGAAGCCATTGCTCTTATTGAAAGCCAACACTTTGACCTGGCAGTATTGGACATTAACATGCCTGGCGGCAACAACCTGCAGATGATACATGCAGCGAGGCTCCGTCAGCCCGGCATCAGGATACTGATTTTTTCAGCGTATGAAGAATCACTGTATGCCCTTAGCTATGTCCAGTCAGGTGCAGATGGTTATATCGAAAAAAATTCTCCGGATGAGGAGATCAAAACAGCCATCCATGCTGTTCTTATGGGTGAAAAGTATATCAGTAAGGCAGTCCGGGATCAGCTGATCAGAAAATATACAGGGCAGCCTGAGCATCAAAACCCTTTCTCTGTTCTTTCTGCCCGGGAAATTGAAGTCATGAACCTGTTGATGAAAGGACTTCCACTGGTAAAAATTGCAGAAATACTTCATCTGCAACTGACAACTGTTAGCACCTACAAAGCACGCATCTTTGAAAAGACGGGTGTAAAAAATGTGGTTTCTTTAATCGAAAAAGCACAGATGCACCATGTCACTAATCATGCAGTTGAAGTTGCAGTGAAATAA